A single genomic interval of Bradyrhizobium sp. AZCC 1693 harbors:
- a CDS encoding CaiB/BaiF CoA transferase family protein — MPGPLNGVRVLDLTGVVSGPFATMFLADQGADVLKIEPIGGDITRRSRATIDKDGEFSALFISSNRGKRSLSIDVKSTAGREVLGKLVAQSDVLVQNFRPGTMERLGLGVEELRQRHPRLIYVSISGVGDTGPYVKKRVYDPIIQGLSGFADVQSQPVTNRPQMIRTIVCDKTTAVFTAQAVAAALYAREKTGQGDHIQVAMLDAMISYLWPEGMMQYTVVGAEAAATDPNDRPDLVFKTSDGYITAGTISDSEWQGFCRATGDPELAKDPRFATPAARSVNATARINKMAEYIGQHTTAEWLERLDAADVPCAPILRRSEIIHNEQVVARGIITEFEQPTVGRVRQPKPAAQFEVNKAMIGGPAPRVGEHSREILRELGYDDGAIEKMVSERSVRATV; from the coding sequence ATGCCTGGTCCGCTTAATGGTGTTCGTGTCCTCGATTTGACCGGCGTGGTCTCGGGTCCGTTCGCGACGATGTTTCTGGCGGATCAGGGCGCCGACGTGCTGAAGATCGAGCCGATCGGCGGCGATATTACCCGCCGCAGCCGTGCCACCATCGACAAGGATGGCGAGTTCTCGGCGCTATTCATTTCGTCGAACCGCGGCAAGCGTTCGCTGTCGATCGACGTCAAAAGCACGGCCGGCCGCGAGGTTCTCGGCAAGCTGGTCGCGCAGTCTGATGTGCTGGTACAGAACTTCCGGCCCGGCACCATGGAGCGCCTCGGTCTTGGCGTGGAAGAGTTGCGCCAGCGTCACCCGCGCCTGATCTATGTCTCGATCAGCGGCGTCGGCGATACCGGCCCGTACGTGAAGAAGCGCGTCTACGACCCGATCATTCAGGGCCTGTCAGGCTTCGCCGATGTCCAGTCGCAGCCGGTCACCAACCGCCCGCAGATGATCCGCACCATCGTATGCGACAAGACCACCGCGGTGTTTACCGCCCAAGCGGTGGCGGCGGCGCTCTACGCCCGCGAGAAAACCGGGCAGGGCGATCATATCCAGGTTGCGATGCTGGATGCGATGATTTCCTACCTGTGGCCGGAAGGCATGATGCAGTACACGGTAGTGGGAGCCGAGGCCGCCGCCACCGATCCCAACGACCGGCCGGACCTCGTGTTCAAGACCAGCGATGGCTACATCACGGCCGGCACCATATCGGATTCCGAATGGCAGGGGTTTTGCCGGGCCACCGGCGATCCCGAGCTTGCCAAGGATCCGCGGTTTGCGACGCCGGCGGCGCGCTCGGTCAATGCCACCGCGCGAATCAACAAGATGGCGGAGTATATCGGGCAGCACACCACGGCCGAATGGCTGGAGCGCCTCGACGCCGCCGACGTGCCTTGCGCGCCGATCTTGCGCCGGAGTGAAATCATTCACAACGAACAGGTGGTCGCGCGCGGCATCATTACTGAATTCGAGCAGCCGACGGTGGGGCGGGTCCGGCAGCCGAAACCGGCTGCCCAATTTGAAGTGAATAAGGCAATGATCGGAGGACCGGCGCCTCGCGTTGGCGAACACTCGCGCGAGATCCTGCGCGAGCTCGGCTATGATGATGGCGCCATCGAAAAGATGGTCAGCGAAAGATCGGTTAGGGCTACGGTCTAG
- a CDS encoding acyl-CoA dehydrogenase family protein, translating to MELNLSSEDAAFRGEVRAFIAENYPQEMRVPNPETDLTKEQSLLWHRILYKKGWIAPLWPKEYGGPGWSVTQRFIFEQETSRAGTLPPLAFSVTMVGPVIYTFGNDAQKRKFLPRILSGEDWWCQGYSEPGSGSDLASVRTKAVRDGDHYIVNGHKTWTTLAQHADWIFCLVRTDPAAKPQAGISFLLIDMKSPGVTVRPIITIDGSHEVNDVFLEDVRVPVENLIGEENKGWTYAKFLLGNERTSMAGIGRSTRYLERLKHIVRSEVGEDDPAFGEFIREIARVELDVLALEATELRIVAQMSRGINPGPAASLFKIRGTEIFQRITDLTHRAIGNYGLAIREHPVSSNRFMPGPDYGHTATEKYLNSRKLSIYGGSNEIQRNIIAKAVLGL from the coding sequence ATGGAGCTCAATCTTTCCAGCGAGGACGCTGCATTTCGTGGCGAGGTGCGCGCCTTTATTGCGGAGAACTATCCGCAGGAAATGCGCGTGCCAAATCCCGAGACCGATTTGACGAAGGAGCAGTCGCTGCTCTGGCACCGGATCCTCTACAAGAAGGGGTGGATTGCTCCGCTCTGGCCCAAGGAATATGGCGGCCCAGGCTGGTCTGTCACACAGCGCTTCATTTTCGAACAGGAGACGTCGCGCGCCGGGACGCTGCCACCGCTGGCATTCAGCGTCACCATGGTCGGCCCGGTCATCTACACCTTCGGCAACGACGCGCAGAAGAGGAAGTTTCTGCCACGAATTCTCTCGGGGGAGGATTGGTGGTGCCAGGGTTATTCTGAGCCGGGCTCCGGCTCAGACCTCGCCTCGGTTCGCACCAAGGCGGTGCGCGACGGCGATCACTACATCGTCAACGGCCACAAGACCTGGACAACGCTGGCTCAGCATGCTGACTGGATCTTTTGCCTGGTGCGGACGGACCCTGCAGCAAAGCCCCAGGCCGGTATCTCCTTCCTCCTGATCGATATGAAATCGCCCGGCGTTACCGTGCGACCGATCATCACCATCGACGGATCGCACGAGGTCAACGACGTTTTTCTCGAGGACGTGCGCGTCCCCGTGGAGAATTTGATCGGTGAGGAGAACAAGGGCTGGACATACGCCAAATTCCTGCTTGGCAATGAGCGCACCAGCATGGCCGGCATCGGCCGGTCGACCCGGTATCTGGAGCGGCTCAAGCATATCGTGAGGTCCGAGGTCGGCGAGGACGATCCAGCGTTCGGGGAATTCATCAGGGAGATCGCACGCGTCGAGCTCGATGTGCTGGCGCTGGAGGCAACCGAACTGCGTATCGTTGCGCAGATGTCGCGCGGCATAAATCCGGGGCCGGCCGCATCGTTGTTCAAGATCAGGGGCACTGAGATATTCCAGCGCATTACCGATCTGACGCACCGGGCGATCGGCAATTACGGTCTGGCCATCCGTGAACACCCGGTTAGCTCCAACCGCTTCATGCCGGGCCCGGACTACGGACACACCGCGACCGAGAAGTACCTGAACTCGCGCAAGCTCAGCATTTACGGGGGATCGAACGAGATCCAGCGCAACATCATCGCGAAAGCGGTTTTGGGTCTCTGA
- a CDS encoding MarR family winged helix-turn-helix transcriptional regulator has product MKQIEQDPGRFPVVHVQEVIRSCIGMNLRLTERLVTRLLEARLRAVGLSAAEFFLMTHIAAVGSDSVGALARHMGLEKSTLSRGVRGLERKGFVEIVVAEFDSRSREVRLTKKGAARLEAAMPICRKIDDEIATIVDRRQVARIADSMSALCRRY; this is encoded by the coding sequence ATGAAGCAAATCGAGCAAGACCCTGGAAGGTTCCCCGTAGTCCACGTTCAGGAGGTCATCCGGTCCTGCATCGGAATGAATTTACGGCTGACTGAACGCCTTGTTACTCGCTTGTTGGAAGCAAGGCTGCGTGCCGTAGGCCTCAGCGCGGCCGAGTTCTTTCTGATGACTCACATTGCCGCCGTAGGAAGTGATAGTGTTGGAGCTTTGGCCAGGCACATGGGACTCGAGAAGTCGACATTATCGAGAGGCGTGCGCGGCTTAGAGCGCAAAGGGTTTGTCGAAATCGTCGTTGCTGAGTTTGACTCGCGAAGTCGCGAAGTACGGTTGACAAAAAAAGGCGCAGCACGCCTGGAAGCCGCGATGCCGATCTGTCGGAAGATCGACGACGAGATTGCGACGATCGTTGATCGTCGCCAAGTCGCTCGGATCGCTGACAGTATGTCTGCCCTGTGCAGGCGATATTAA
- a CDS encoding glutathione S-transferase family protein, with product MNATPSLTLWGVGTSRTIRPHWAMHELGLSYKVRPIGPRTGETKTAEYTKLNPRQKIPLLQDGDFCIGESAAIVAYLSRTYSTPDRSLIPETQREFATWLEWCFFIVAELDSTSLYVMRRHRADALGHIYGVAPEVVAQAGEYFRQQLRHVEVALADGRQFLMGDRFTSADILLTTCLDWAIAYGVGICDNAQPYLERIRRREAYQRAETANVPVTPSTPVQANP from the coding sequence ATGAACGCGACGCCAAGCCTGACCCTGTGGGGCGTTGGGACAAGCCGCACCATTCGCCCGCACTGGGCCATGCATGAGCTTGGCTTGTCATACAAGGTCCGGCCGATCGGGCCGCGGACAGGCGAGACCAAGACGGCGGAATACACCAAGCTCAATCCCCGCCAGAAGATTCCCTTGCTGCAGGACGGCGACTTCTGCATTGGCGAAAGCGCCGCGATTGTCGCCTATCTGTCGCGAACGTATTCAACGCCAGACCGTTCGCTGATTCCCGAAACGCAGCGCGAATTCGCCACGTGGCTCGAATGGTGCTTCTTTATCGTGGCCGAACTCGATTCTACCAGCCTTTACGTCATGCGTCGCCATCGCGCGGATGCGTTGGGACACATCTATGGAGTTGCACCCGAAGTCGTCGCGCAGGCTGGCGAATACTTCCGGCAACAACTTCGCCACGTCGAGGTCGCACTGGCAGACGGCCGGCAGTTCCTGATGGGTGACCGGTTCACCAGCGCTGACATCCTGCTGACCACGTGCCTGGACTGGGCCATCGCTTACGGAGTCGGTATTTGCGACAACGCGCAACCCTACCTGGAACGAATCCGGAGGAGAGAGGCTTATCAGCGCGCTGAGACTGCGAATGTTCCGGTGACACCGTCTACTCCCGTGCAAGCAAACCCCTGA
- a CDS encoding acetyl-CoA C-acyltransferase: protein MTEAVIVSTARTPIGKAYKGALNHTEGATLLGHAISSALSRAKLDGAEVEDVVMGCAMQQGTTGTNIARKALLRAGLPVSVAGTTIDRQCASGLQAIALAARSVIFDGVEVAIGGGGESISLVQNNQFNSFHAVDPELLAMKGDAYIAMLDTAEIVAKRYNISRERQDEYSLESQRRTAAAQQGGRFQDELAPINTTMAITDKASGAVSYQKVTLSADEGPRSDTTAEGLAGVKPAKGPGFTITGGNASQLSDGASAAVIMSDKLAAQKGLKPLGIFRGFVSAGCEPDEMGVGPVYAVPRLLKRHGLKVDDIDLWELNEAFAVQVIHCRDKLGIDPEKLNVNGGSIAVGHPYGMTGARLTGHALIEGRRRKAKYAVVTMCIGGGMGAAGLLEIVH, encoded by the coding sequence ATGACTGAAGCCGTAATCGTCTCGACCGCTCGCACGCCCATTGGCAAGGCGTACAAGGGCGCACTCAATCATACCGAAGGCGCGACCCTGCTCGGACATGCCATCTCGTCGGCCCTGTCGCGCGCGAAACTCGACGGCGCCGAAGTCGAGGATGTCGTGATGGGCTGTGCCATGCAGCAGGGCACCACGGGTACCAACATTGCGCGCAAGGCGCTGCTCCGGGCCGGCCTTCCGGTCAGCGTGGCCGGAACGACCATCGACCGCCAATGCGCGTCCGGGCTTCAGGCAATTGCGCTGGCCGCCCGCTCGGTCATTTTCGATGGCGTGGAGGTTGCCATCGGCGGCGGCGGCGAATCCATCAGCCTGGTTCAGAACAACCAGTTCAACAGTTTTCATGCCGTCGATCCCGAACTGCTCGCGATGAAGGGGGACGCCTACATCGCGATGCTGGATACCGCCGAGATTGTTGCGAAACGTTACAATATCTCGCGCGAACGTCAGGACGAATACAGCCTCGAGAGCCAGCGCCGGACAGCGGCTGCCCAACAGGGCGGCCGTTTCCAGGACGAACTCGCGCCGATCAACACCACTATGGCGATCACGGACAAGGCGAGCGGCGCCGTGTCCTATCAGAAGGTGACGCTATCAGCGGACGAGGGGCCGCGTTCCGATACGACGGCCGAAGGTCTCGCAGGTGTCAAGCCGGCCAAGGGGCCAGGCTTCACCATCACCGGCGGCAATGCCAGTCAGCTTTCGGACGGCGCCAGTGCAGCTGTCATCATGAGCGACAAGCTCGCGGCGCAAAAGGGGCTGAAGCCGCTCGGTATCTTCCGCGGCTTCGTCTCGGCTGGTTGTGAACCTGACGAGATGGGCGTTGGTCCGGTCTATGCCGTGCCCCGATTGCTCAAGCGACACGGACTCAAGGTCGACGACATCGATCTGTGGGAATTGAACGAGGCGTTCGCGGTACAGGTGATCCATTGCCGCGACAAGCTCGGGATCGACCCGGAAAAGCTCAACGTCAATGGCGGATCGATTGCAGTCGGTCACCCCTATGGCATGACTGGCGCGCGGTTGACCGGCCACGCCCTGATCGAGGGCCGCCGGCGCAAGGCCAAGTATGCGGTTGTTACCATGTGTATTGGCGGCGGCATGGGTGCCGCGGGCCTCCTCGAAATTGTCCACTGA
- a CDS encoding NAD(P)H-dependent flavin oxidoreductase encodes MKTAITEMFGIEHPIVQGGMHYVGFAELAAAVSNAGGLGVITGLTQRTPELLAKEIARCRDMTDKPFGVNLTFLPTFTAPPYPEYIAAIREGGVRIVETAGRSPEQYMPALKAGGIKVIHKCTSVRHSLKAEQIGCDAVSVDGFECGGHPGEDDMPNMILLPRAAEELKIPFVASGGMADARSLVAALAMGAAGMNMGTRFIATKEAPVHENVKNALVKASELDTRLVMRALRNTERVLNNKGVEHLLEIEREKGKGLKIDDIHDQVAGVYPKVMIDGDMDAGAWSCGMVVGLINDIPTVKELIDRIMADAERLIRGRLTGFLDAESKEALMVA; translated from the coding sequence GTGAAGACAGCAATTACCGAAATGTTCGGCATCGAACATCCGATCGTCCAGGGCGGAATGCACTATGTGGGGTTTGCCGAACTCGCGGCTGCGGTATCGAATGCCGGCGGGCTCGGAGTCATTACGGGACTGACGCAACGGACGCCGGAACTGCTGGCCAAGGAGATCGCGCGTTGCCGCGATATGACGGACAAGCCGTTCGGCGTGAACCTGACCTTCCTTCCCACCTTTACCGCGCCGCCCTATCCGGAATACATCGCGGCCATCAGGGAGGGCGGCGTCAGGATCGTCGAAACCGCCGGCCGGAGCCCCGAACAGTACATGCCGGCCCTGAAGGCAGGCGGCATCAAGGTGATCCACAAATGCACGTCCGTTCGGCATTCGCTGAAGGCCGAACAGATCGGCTGCGATGCCGTTAGCGTCGACGGTTTTGAGTGCGGCGGCCACCCCGGCGAAGACGACATGCCCAACATGATCCTGCTGCCGCGTGCGGCCGAGGAACTGAAGATACCGTTTGTCGCCTCCGGCGGCATGGCCGACGCGCGTAGTCTGGTTGCGGCGCTGGCGATGGGGGCCGCCGGCATGAACATGGGCACGCGCTTCATCGCCACTAAGGAAGCGCCGGTACACGAGAACGTCAAGAACGCGCTGGTCAAGGCGTCGGAACTCGACACGCGCCTGGTCATGCGCGCGCTGCGGAATACCGAACGGGTATTGAACAACAAGGGCGTCGAGCACCTGCTCGAGATTGAACGAGAGAAAGGCAAGGGCCTGAAGATCGACGATATCCACGATCAGGTGGCAGGCGTCTATCCCAAGGTGATGATCGACGGCGATATGGACGCGGGCGCCTGGAGCTGCGGCATGGTCGTTGGACTCATCAACGACATTCCGACGGTGAAGGAGTTGATCGACCGTATCATGGCGGATGCCGAGCGGCTGATCAGGGGAAGGCTTACGGGATTCCTGGACGCCGAAAGCAAGGAAGCCTTGATGGTCGCCTGA
- a CDS encoding SDR family NAD(P)-dependent oxidoreductase, producing MAEARGVAILVGAGDAIGAAVARRFAKGGYTVCICRRDASKSQGLVGELRAAGHSIHAFSVDARQEAEVQGIFARIEKEFGPIEVCLFNAGSNVNKPLLETTEKLFFKAWELACYGGFLVGREAARVMLPRKRGTIFFTGATASVRGGPGFAAFSSAKFGLRAVAQAMARELGPKNIHVVHLLIDAGVDSEAIHQRMKAAKGIEASEIPPDSLTKTSSIADAYWFTHQQSRDGWTHELDLRPSVEKW from the coding sequence ATGGCGGAAGCCCGCGGCGTGGCGATACTTGTGGGCGCAGGCGACGCCATCGGAGCTGCCGTGGCCCGGCGTTTTGCGAAGGGCGGCTATACGGTTTGCATCTGCAGGCGTGATGCGTCCAAGTCGCAGGGGCTTGTGGGCGAACTGAGGGCTGCGGGACATAGCATTCACGCGTTCAGCGTCGATGCCCGCCAGGAAGCAGAGGTCCAAGGCATATTTGCGCGAATCGAGAAGGAATTCGGACCCATCGAGGTCTGCCTCTTCAACGCGGGATCGAACGTCAACAAGCCATTGCTGGAGACAACCGAGAAGCTGTTCTTCAAGGCATGGGAATTGGCCTGTTATGGCGGCTTCCTGGTCGGACGTGAGGCTGCGCGCGTCATGCTTCCGCGCAAACGCGGCACTATCTTCTTTACAGGTGCAACGGCCAGTGTGCGTGGCGGCCCGGGGTTTGCGGCATTTTCATCAGCGAAGTTCGGACTTCGAGCAGTGGCCCAGGCGATGGCGCGCGAGCTCGGACCGAAGAACATTCACGTCGTGCATCTTCTGATCGACGCCGGCGTCGACAGCGAGGCGATTCACCAGCGCATGAAAGCGGCGAAGGGGATCGAGGCAAGCGAAATTCCCCCAGATAGCCTGACCAAGACGTCTTCCATTGCCGATGCCTACTGGTTCACCCACCAACAAAGCAGGGATGGCTGGACCCACGAGCTCGATCTCCGCCCCTCTGTGGAGAAATGGTGA
- a CDS encoding acyl-CoA dehydrogenase family protein: MDIQLTEEQELLRSSIQRFLREQYDFDERRKIVATDEGWSRRHWKSFAELGLCAAPFQESSGGLGGGSLATMIVMQEFGRNLVVEPYFETIVLAGGLIEDVGSPEQRQAFLPKIMEGETIWALAWAEGRSRYDFNNVTTTARRHGDNFVLSGTKAAVIGAPWADKLIVSARTSGEPRDRFGVSLFVVDRHSANLHLQSFKTIDGRRAAELTLMNVEVPASQLLGLEGWGVAALEACRDSAIAALCAEAVGAMSVLNSATLEYSKTRKQFGVALGSFQVLQHRMVDMFIALEEAISLTQHLNLSLAAREPNGSKLASGAKSKVGYAARFVAEQAVQLHGGMGMSDELNVGHYFKRISSINVQFGDPAYHLMRYAQQS, encoded by the coding sequence ATGGATATTCAGTTGACGGAAGAACAGGAACTGCTCCGGTCCAGCATTCAACGCTTCCTGCGCGAGCAGTACGATTTCGACGAGCGCCGCAAGATCGTTGCGACCGATGAAGGCTGGAGCCGCAGGCACTGGAAATCCTTCGCCGAACTTGGGCTCTGCGCTGCGCCGTTCCAGGAGAGCTCAGGCGGCCTTGGTGGCGGCTCGCTTGCGACCATGATCGTGATGCAGGAGTTCGGCCGTAACCTCGTGGTCGAGCCGTATTTTGAGACGATTGTCCTTGCCGGTGGACTGATCGAGGACGTCGGCTCGCCCGAGCAGCGCCAGGCGTTCCTGCCGAAGATTATGGAAGGCGAGACGATATGGGCGCTGGCGTGGGCGGAGGGCCGGTCGCGATATGATTTCAACAACGTTACGACCACCGCGCGTCGTCACGGAGACAATTTTGTCCTGAGTGGGACCAAGGCCGCGGTGATTGGCGCACCGTGGGCCGATAAGCTGATCGTCTCGGCGCGCACGTCGGGCGAGCCACGCGATCGCTTTGGCGTGAGCCTTTTCGTGGTCGATCGCCATTCGGCCAATCTTCACCTGCAGAGCTTCAAGACGATCGACGGCCGGCGTGCCGCGGAACTCACGCTGATGAACGTGGAAGTACCGGCCAGCCAATTGCTGGGCCTTGAAGGCTGGGGAGTCGCTGCTCTGGAAGCTTGCCGTGACTCTGCTATCGCAGCGCTCTGCGCTGAAGCTGTCGGTGCGATGTCCGTGCTGAATTCCGCGACGCTTGAATACAGCAAGACGCGCAAGCAATTCGGGGTTGCTCTCGGAAGCTTTCAGGTGTTGCAGCATCGCATGGTCGACATGTTCATCGCGCTCGAAGAGGCGATCTCGCTCACTCAGCATCTGAACCTCAGCCTCGCCGCCCGCGAGCCAAATGGATCGAAACTAGCGTCGGGCGCGAAGTCGAAGGTTGGTTACGCCGCACGCTTTGTCGCGGAGCAGGCCGTGCAACTGCACGGCGGCATGGGGATGAGCGACGAGCTGAATGTCGGCCACTACTTCAAGCGAATAAGCTCCATCAACGTCCAGTTCGGCGATCCCGCCTATCATCTGATGCGGTACGCGCAGCAGAGCTGA
- a CDS encoding class I adenylate-forming enzyme family protein, translating into MAELSEAINLDEIAAGLPRRIHKVTARQVAEAPDRIALVEIGASWSYRDLQQRVRQIAAVLSSLGIRAGDRMIIVSENCIALAALLLAASRLDAWAVVANPQLSSRELDQIRDHSGARRMFFTSGVSKEAAAHASRLGAENRQLGPLHDVAVGPLNQSATVEPVEADPAKQVAVLIYTSGTTGLPKGVMLSHENLLISAWTTALSRKMVRDDKVYLVLPMSHIVGISLLIMTLMVGGTVRMVSKYDPAATAKAITEEGVTILNGVPAAYQRLLEYKSVSGLERLDRGSLRLIAVAGAPLDPSLKMRVEKEFGLPLLNGYGVTECSSGISGVRFDGPRSDHAVGTLLPGVEGRLRTIDGIPLSKEEVGELHVRGRNVMRGYYRAPELTAKVIDSEGWFNTGDLARFDGDWLYIFGRTKEMISALLAKIEAILNSRKDVQSAVVGRALNGDGELVAFVQPFPGSRVKPADLMDFIKPRLASYIRPPKIVVVDVLPGSSTGKSREHELAGCLHRDRAAAKQAAKFHRRTHLT; encoded by the coding sequence GTGGCGGAGCTTTCGGAGGCGATCAATCTCGACGAGATTGCTGCCGGCTTGCCGAGGCGCATCCATAAAGTAACGGCAAGACAGGTTGCCGAAGCCCCCGACCGGATCGCGCTGGTCGAGATCGGGGCATCCTGGAGCTACCGCGACCTGCAGCAGCGCGTTAGACAGATCGCTGCCGTCCTCTCCTCGCTTGGAATCAGAGCGGGCGACCGGATGATCATTGTCAGCGAAAACTGCATTGCGCTCGCTGCGTTGCTGCTGGCGGCGAGCCGACTCGACGCCTGGGCGGTCGTCGCCAATCCGCAATTGTCGTCGCGCGAGCTGGACCAGATTCGCGATCACAGCGGCGCTCGCCGGATGTTCTTTACTTCAGGTGTCTCGAAGGAAGCGGCGGCCCATGCGTCGCGCCTCGGAGCTGAGAACCGGCAACTGGGCCCGCTGCACGACGTCGCCGTCGGGCCACTCAACCAAAGCGCAACCGTCGAGCCGGTGGAAGCCGATCCTGCAAAGCAAGTGGCGGTGCTGATCTACACCTCGGGAACGACGGGGTTGCCGAAGGGGGTTATGCTCTCCCATGAAAACTTGCTGATCAGCGCCTGGACCACGGCGCTTTCCCGCAAGATGGTTCGCGACGATAAGGTCTATCTGGTGTTGCCGATGTCGCATATCGTCGGCATCTCGCTCCTGATCATGACGTTGATGGTTGGCGGCACAGTGCGGATGGTCAGCAAGTACGATCCGGCGGCTACCGCCAAGGCGATCACGGAGGAGGGCGTAACCATCCTCAATGGCGTACCCGCCGCCTATCAACGCCTGCTGGAGTACAAGAGTGTATCAGGTCTGGAACGGCTCGACCGGGGCTCGTTGCGCTTGATTGCCGTTGCCGGCGCGCCGCTCGACCCGAGTCTGAAGATGCGAGTTGAGAAGGAGTTTGGTTTGCCGCTGCTCAACGGCTATGGAGTCACCGAATGCTCGTCGGGAATATCAGGCGTGCGCTTCGATGGGCCGCGTTCCGATCACGCTGTCGGCACGTTGCTGCCGGGAGTAGAGGGGCGCCTCAGAACAATCGACGGCATACCATTATCAAAGGAAGAGGTCGGAGAACTCCACGTGCGCGGGCGCAACGTGATGCGCGGCTATTACCGCGCTCCCGAATTGACAGCCAAAGTGATCGATAGCGAAGGCTGGTTCAATACCGGCGATCTTGCCCGCTTTGACGGCGATTGGCTGTACATTTTCGGCCGCACCAAGGAAATGATTAGCGCCTTACTAGCGAAGATTGAGGCAATCCTCAATTCACGCAAGGATGTGCAATCCGCCGTCGTGGGCCGAGCCCTCAACGGTGATGGGGAGCTCGTCGCATTCGTGCAGCCGTTCCCGGGATCACGCGTCAAACCGGCCGATCTGATGGATTTCATCAAACCTCGGCTCGCCTCCTATATTCGGCCGCCGAAAATCGTTGTCGTCGACGTCTTGCCGGGAAGCTCAACTGGCAAGAGCCGCGAGCATGAGTTAGCTGGCTGTTTGCATCGCGACCGAGCTGCTGCCAAGCAGGCAGCGAAATTCCACCGACGAACTCACTTGACGTGA
- a CDS encoding SDR family oxidoreductase, protein MQKRNATVAVIGAGDFIGGEIAKKFASEGFTVFAGRRNGAKLEPLVKEIEKAGGEIHARSLDARKEEEIISFLGDADKHAPLEVCIFNIGANVNFPILETTERVFRKVWEMACYSGFLAGREAARLMLPRGKGNIFFTGATASLRGGIGYAAFASAKFGLRAVAQATARELGPKNIHVAHLIIDSGVDTEWVRQRRIEALGPNALDNPDALMPPSSVAESYWLLYQQPKSAWTFELEIRPFGEKW, encoded by the coding sequence TTGCAAAAGAGAAACGCAACCGTGGCCGTGATCGGCGCCGGTGACTTTATCGGCGGCGAGATCGCGAAGAAGTTCGCCTCAGAGGGCTTTACGGTGTTTGCCGGGCGCCGCAACGGCGCCAAGCTAGAACCGCTCGTCAAGGAGATCGAGAAGGCCGGCGGCGAAATTCATGCGCGCTCGCTCGACGCACGCAAGGAGGAGGAGATCATCTCGTTCCTCGGCGATGCCGATAAGCATGCGCCGCTCGAGGTATGCATCTTCAACATCGGCGCCAATGTCAACTTTCCCATTCTGGAAACCACCGAGCGCGTGTTCCGCAAGGTCTGGGAAATGGCTTGCTACTCGGGCTTTCTTGCCGGCCGGGAGGCGGCGCGATTGATGTTGCCCCGGGGCAAAGGCAATATCTTCTTCACCGGAGCAACGGCAAGCTTGCGCGGCGGAATCGGCTATGCGGCCTTTGCCAGCGCAAAGTTCGGTCTGCGAGCCGTCGCACAGGCAACCGCCCGCGAGTTGGGGCCCAAGAACATCCACGTGGCGCATCTCATCATCGATTCCGGCGTCGACACCGAATGGGTGCGTCAGCGAAGGATCGAGGCGCTCGGTCCCAACGCGCTTGATAATCCCGATGCATTGATGCCGCCGTCCTCAGTCGCGGAATCCTATTGGCTGCTCTATCAGCAGCCCAAAAGCGCCTGGACATTCGAGCTGGAGATCCGTCCGTTCGGCGAGAAATGGTAG
- a CDS encoding 2-hydroxychromene-2-carboxylate isomerase yields MPLKVEFQFDFGSPNAYLAEVAIPGIERRTGVKFEYVPVLLGGIYKATGNMSPFDSLRGIKNKPEYQALETQRFIRRHNITKFRQNPFFPVNTLMLMRGAVAAQFEGMFEPYFRAAYHHMWEEPKKMDDLEIFRNAFVSSGIDIDRLIARAQQDDVKKRLIDLTNDAVSRGAFGSPTFFVGKEMFFGKDQLRDVEESIVEQTRQPVPKTA; encoded by the coding sequence ATGCCCCTGAAGGTAGAATTCCAGTTCGATTTCGGCAGCCCCAACGCCTATCTGGCGGAGGTTGCCATTCCGGGGATCGAGCGGCGTACCGGCGTAAAGTTCGAGTATGTCCCGGTTTTGCTCGGCGGCATCTACAAGGCGACCGGCAACATGTCGCCGTTCGATTCGCTTCGCGGCATCAAGAACAAGCCGGAATATCAGGCGCTCGAGACCCAGCGGTTCATCCGGCGCCACAATATTACGAAATTTCGTCAGAATCCGTTCTTTCCGGTCAACACGCTGATGCTGATGCGCGGCGCCGTCGCGGCCCAGTTCGAAGGCATGTTCGAGCCCTATTTCCGCGCCGCCTATCATCATATGTGGGAAGAGCCCAAGAAGATGGACGACCTCGAAATCTTCCGGAACGCGTTTGTTTCGTCGGGAATCGATATCGACAGGTTGATCGCCCGCGCACAACAGGATGACGTCAAGAAGAGACTGATCGATCTCACCAACGACGCGGTAAGCCGGGGAGCATTTGGCTCGCCGACTTTCTTCGTTGGAAAGGAAATGTTTTTCGGCAAAGACCAGCTCCGCGACGTCGAGGAGTCGATCGTCGAGCAGACGCGTCAGCCTGTTCCCAAGACGGCGTAG